TTAAAATCTCGTCACGTGGCTTCTGCTCAGAAAGACACCAGGCCGTGTGACTCTCGGTGCCGTGTCGAGGGCTGCGTACTGTACTCACCCCGTTCCACTCCACGCTCATACTCACTTCCTCGCCACCGTCCGGCCCGCTCTCGTACTTCACCGTGTCCGAGGTCAAGCTCTCGCGGCTCCGCTGCTTCTCGCGGGCCTCCGGCTCGCTCAGGACCTCGGCCACGCGCTGCTTGTGCACAGTGTCCAGACCCtgatgaggacacacacacacacacacacacacacacacacacacacacacacacacacacacacacacacacacacacacacacacacacacacacacacacacacacacacacacacacacacacacacacacacacacacacacacacacacacacacacacaggcagcgaTAAATGCAGAGTCAACTAATCCAATTGAAGCAGAAGCTGAGCACCTTCCCCACCTGCAGCTCGACACTGTGCAGTTGACAACAAGGACCAATTCATCCAATCCCATTAGAGctgaacctgctgctgctgacacacacacacacacacacacacacacacacacacacacacacacacacacacacacacacacacacacacacacacacacacacacacacacacacacacacacacacacacacacacacacacacacacacacacacacacacacacacacacacacacacactttctctcgcTATATATCTgacaccagcagcaggaagtgactCAGCAAAGTCAGatacaaaaaagcaaaaaccagGCAAAGCACAATCTTTTCCTTCAAGGCAACGAGttcaaataacaacaacacacacccaGTCTAGAAAAACCTCGGCGGTTGCTGCTGCATGTGAAATCACTTCTTTGGTTCCACCCAGCTTCGTTTCTTGGGGACGTTTTAGATGAGGGCAGTTAGGTAACAGGAAATGAGGAAAGAGACAATTTGGGAATGTTCCACTTCATACGGCGGGGGCTTTTACTGCGTTTCAACTGCAGCTCGGAAGTCGGtggttatcgttccattataatctcggaactcggaattaccgacctccgagtcgttcgttggttcgttcTTGTTGCAACTTCTTTTAGTTGTATAAcctttcaaaatgaagaatatatttgtttaaaaaactaTTAATCCCTAAACCTTGGAAACGTCAACGTGGGAACCTCTCCTCTTTCGCTTTTATGCCACATTCAAATATGTGAGGAAACGGAAATAATGGATATGAAAGTGTTCATTCGTGAGCTTCGCAGATGTTTGAAGGTGGATCTATTTCTGAGCCAGGAAGTGAATATGTTTCCCTAAATGATGAACTAGAAGCCGATATGCTTTCTGACCAGGTTTAATTTTCATATGAAGATTTTAAATTTGAAGCTAAAAAAGTGGAactggagaataaaaaaaaaaaatacatttaaatatagtatatagaatatttttttatgacgAGGCTTTACTTGCAGGTTAATTCTGTGGGGTTTGTGTTTAGGAACAAGTTGGTAAAGTCTTAATTAAATGTAGATACTATTACACCACAGAGCAGATGGTTTCCTTCGACCCCGTCAGATAATTAATTATtcaagaaggaaaagaaaaaaaacacagagtaaCTGTTCTGTTATCAGACTCTTAACACGTGTTAGTTACACACTCTCCATCTTATTGTTACAGACTATGATCAATATTTCTTAACGTCTAGTTAAGTTTACTAGGTAAATCTAGTTTTCATATCATGTGACATCATCCTCATACAAAAAGGTGCAGACACTTTCACACCATGAGACcaagacacattttctttaatttcactTCCTCAGCAGCTGCAGTATGACGCAACCTCAAAATGCCGACCACAGCTTTTTCGACAAGAGGAACTATGTTTAAAATTTAATcactaaaatgtatttttactctCTACAGCTGTAACTACTGTGGCACCATAGGAATCTTTAGTTTAAGTTTTTTATCCAGTATCGAGATACACGACAAAAGCCGCAGGGGCTTcaccccttctcctctccacagGAAACCCTGTTAACCACGAGAGGCGGATCAAAGACTCTGCGGCATCGTGAGAGTGTTTCACCAGATTTTTGCACCAGAATTACACGTTTTCTCATCCGACTCATTCGATTTGAGTCTTTGGAAATCAGCGACCACGTCGTCTGCAGCTTATTTCTACGAGATCTAAAACCCCCGCAGCTGGAGATCCTGTGGCGTGAGTCACAATCATCCAGAGAGGCCACACCTGCTTTCTGGAACGCATGGCGGCTTCCTCCAGAGTCTCCGCCGCCTCGAACTTGCCCTGTCGCCTGTAGAGGGCGCCCAGGTTTTTCAGGGTGGTCGTCACCGTGGGGCTGCGGAGGAAAGGAAAGCAGAACGTCTCATCACGGAGAATCAGTACACTTGGGTTGTTTGTTTGAGGAACATCTTGCTGTAATGAAAGGCTCACTCATCATGCCCCATCGTCACTCAAACACGGAACCAAGCAATCGATGGAACAAACTGACCTGTCGACCTTACAGGCCTTGTACCAGCCTCCGTATTCTCCAAACGGTGAACCGTCCTTCTGCTTCCCCTGTGACAAAGACACTTGTGGTCAGGAACCAACATGCACTTACAGGAAAGTTCTGATCAAGTCTGGACAAGGAGACGTAGTTCACAGACCCAGGAAGTGAAACGATGAAGCCTTTTTAAATGGGTGGGAGCTGTTTTAACAACATCAAGGATGATATGTGAGTGGAGGGATTATAGTCGATTTGAACAACTCAACCCTTTAAAATGAGATGGAATAAACTCAGaccatcaacatcatcaccagTGGATGATTATTACTGAGACTTAATCTGCTAATCCAGCTCTTTGAACAGTCAATCATTGCCTTTCCATCTTAAATAAGATCATAGATCTGTCAGAGTAGTTTAGCGCTGCTGTCAGGCTACTtagaaatattatatttttttatttgtgcctGTGGCACAGACAATATTTTGTCCCACACAGAATCAGACTAATATTCAAATAGTCAGGTGACAGATTTTATCCGTTGTTTCGTGTGACTTGTTCTTCAAGTAATTACAATGTTTTGGGGACAACACCctaaatttttttaatctaaaactGTACAGGATGGAAACAGACGAGAAGCATTTCATAAATCTATCAACAGTAGCCAGCTCTCACCTTGCTTTGTTCCTCTCGCTCCTCAGCGTGCATCCAGATCGGTTTGTTCTCATCTGCAGGGAAATAAATCTGAATCATcagacgacgacaacaacaacaaaagagaaacagccaaacagcaggagagaggatAAGTTTTATAAAGTCAGTCCAGTTTCATTCTCAGCTGAAAAGTCATGTTTGTTTCTAGCTTTCCAAAACGATAACGGCAGCCAGAACTTATTAACCTTTACATTAGAAGAAGAGAACAGCAGGAAGCGTGGACATATGACTTTACTCTCAGTCTCTAGAGATAACAGGATGctgactgcagtgtgtgtgtgtgtgtgtgtgtgtgtgtgtgtgtgtgtgtgtgtgtgtgtgtgtgtgtgtgtgtgtttctgtgtccacATCGTACCGTCAACGGAGCCGAACTCCCTCTCGTGAGCGCGGGTGAGGATTTCTTTATAAAGAGTCTCAGCCTGCTTGAACTTGCCCTGCTTCAGGTAACAGGACGCCTGAGAACCACAACACAAACCAAACGTTGAGTCAGCGTGATTCCGAGAACGTGAGGACTttcaaagaggagaagaagaagaagaaaaaaagagcactaaatgttttttggggctCGGTTTACAGAGTCATGACCCAGGAGGTCACGGTACCAACGCGACGGAACgcactgctcctccctctcaccagGTTGTTCTTGGTCTTGGCCACGTTGGGGTCGTCGGGGCCCAGTTTGGTCTGGTAGATGTCCAGCGCCCTCATGTAGTAGTACTCCACCTCGTCGTACTTGCCCTGGTTCTGGCACAGCAGGGCCAGGTTGTTCAGCTGCTTGGCCACGTCCGGGTGGTCCTTCCCCAGCACCTGGGACGGAagcaggcagagaggaggaggaggaggagggggttgaaACGACAGGGGCCACATCAAACGGCAGGAGCCATTTGGTTGACAGCTCGTATCCGGGGTGAGAAATGATCACCAGGCTGCCGCCAGGTGCTGGTTGATGTGTTCATGTAGCTGGAAAAGCTGGACGTTTTCAAAAGGTGGTGTATCTAATATGTACTATATACACGCTTGTGCACTATATGGTCTGTATTTCTTTTACCATATTTCAACCAGATATCCCTCGAGGTTCAAATGTGTCTCGTGTCGTCATTTAATATTTCCAGGAAGACAGAGACGTTTGTTTCATCTCTCGCCAGGTCACTTTGACCCTTTCACTGCTTCCACACTGAGCTCTACAAACTCCAACCTGCTTTCTGAACTAGCTTACTTTtgtttcaaagaaaataattatgatCGGTTGTGTACCTTTTTTGTGattgatgacctttgacccaccTTTTCTCTGATCTCCAGTGCTCTCTTGCACAGCGGCTCCGCCTCCTTGTACTTCCCTCTCTTCCCGTACAGGACGGCCAAGTTGTTGAGGGTGGCGGCGACCTGAAGGACACAACGACgacaacacatttatttatttattttatttcaagcTTCAATCATCTCCACTCGTGCGCGTGTGCAACCGCAAAGACCCTGGTGAGCGAGTGAATTGatcaggagaaagagaaaagtgcaTGAAAAACGGTGGGTGATTGTGGAGGCGGGCTGTCATTTGATCCGACGAATCCCCCCGACGCGTGCACTCGGGAGGAAGGAGACTACCGAGGCGTCTGGAGGTCACCTCTGATCTCTGATTCAGACCAGGCTCTGGTGGCCATGTGGAccgagtgggaggaagagagggagggaggatgaagaggtggaGAGCAGTGATCTATGTTAACGTGTTGTTGCTGAACAACCTAAAAGAAATCACTTGAATTATTTAGAGTAGTAACCAAGTACGACTAGAATGTGCCCACAGCAAAACCAGTTCACattaacatgttttaaatacttCACGCTAAGAGACTGATAGATTGTTCATTAAGAGGACGAACTGGattcaaagagagaaagaaaacaagacaagtGAATCGAGATAAGATCTCTGCTGAATGAAAAAATCACtcgggggagaaaaaaatcacgtCCTTGTGGAAAAGAGAGATCGGGGCCTGGTGGCGGTTtgagaagatggaggatggaggcgGGAGGGGAGGAATGTGGGAGGGGCTAACCTCAGCTTGACAAAGTGCGGTGTGATGTCGGTCCAGACAGTGAGGACACAAGCCTGCTGGGGTTAACACAGTTAGTGTGCTTACAGTCAGTCACACTGACCAACAGaggttatatattatatatatatgaaatactCTGTGTTCGCTCCGATCATCATCACAGTCATGGACAAATACATTAGCAACGTGTGACTGGGTTTGGAAGaggtgtaataaaaaaaatattataaaagaaaataattatcttaactttatttcaaaaggttttaaatgctaactatttattattacaaatatttttggtcttttctttttcttttcttgacttGTATGTTGTGAGTTGATTAgaaaactttattaatcccgAATGAACGGTGAAAATTAAATCCACCTTCAGTTGGAGTTTAACAAAACGGAAGAATTACTGTACATGAAGCATCCACTTTAAACTGCACAAAACTTTTCAGaaagtattttttcactgcataattttacataaaaatgtgtcataatTGTGACCAGGATATTCAGTTTCTTCTAATAGATAGCACACAGATATGACGGTGATATTAAATCTTCTCATCCAAGTCTTAAAAATACGATATTTTTATGTCGTCATACACATGGATTATGGCAATTATGCCGAACCGAGATGCCGAATAAAAACCTCTGTGATTTAGATGAAACTGTCATGTCACAAACAAAGAGTAAATGTGAACGGGTTTGGTGCgacgcagagagagaagcaCTCACAGCCGGATGGTCTCGGCCCAGAGTCTTCTCCCTGATGGCCAGAGCGTCGTTCAGCAGGTTCGCCGCCTCCTTGTATTTGTTCTGATCCCTGACAAGACGGAAGCAAACGAACCAGAGtcaagacacagacacaaagaggagAAACATAAACCATGCGGACAATTTCCTTCTAACAGCCCATTATGCTTCAGGTGACGTGGTCGGAATAGCTCTGCGGAGGTTTTTCCCACGAGTCAGTGCGACGTCGACAACGAGTCAACCCGAGTCTGTCGCTTCCTTCAGGGCGACCAAATCAAAAAGCATGGGCGGACTATTCAATGGATAAGATTTGTAgaggcgaaaaaaaaaaaaaaagggcagcaaCCCTGGAAAATTCTTGTGTCATTCTTTTGTTCTTCTATCAGTTGCCGGGGGGAAATTAACCCTCGCCCCGGCTCTGCTACTGTTCCTGTAAATCTTTGGTTGTTGTTTGCCAATGTTCCGCTTCAGACGGAGAAAGGGCATCCAGCTCTCATTTGGAGACAAAAAGACGACATGCCATGTCCAATTACTGCTTCGTTCTTTCCATTTTTGTAGGTAGCTGAAGTTATTTCAAACTGTGCCACGAAGCAACAATGTTACAAACATTCTTCTCGTCGATATGTAACCAAACAATGCCACTTGCAAACACTCAGTATTCACTGAGAAGCTCCGAGTCCATTCTGAAAGCTGAGAGCggcttgtaaaataaaacagtgagaGTGGGCGGCGACTTACGAGGATTTACAAGCTAGTGAAGGCGCCAAGAGTGAGATCTAAGAGAAAGAAGCGCTTACGGGAAATGTTATATTTAGTCCTCACATTGACAACActtgtaaaaatgtttaatattacAGTCACGTTGATGGATGCACTGCAATTGTTCGGccgaaagaaaagaagagaattgTTTTCACCaagcaatgtttttaatgacgcgcaaataaaagttattttatttattttttgtttcattttaagttatattgtggTTTGTTGATATAATGTCTGatggaatgttaaaaaaatgtttagtgtgaca
The Scophthalmus maximus strain ysfricsl-2021 chromosome 15, ASM2237912v1, whole genome shotgun sequence DNA segment above includes these coding regions:
- the klc1a gene encoding kinesin light chain 1 isoform X5 codes for the protein MREDMSTMVCVKEEEDPGEKLSQDEIISRTKQVIQGLDALKQEHHSILEGLLGTLRCLKQDEEGVLVEEKSHMIRKSLEMLELGLSEAQVMMALSSHLSSVESEKQKLRAQVRRLCQENQWLRDELAGTQQKLQKSEQSVAQLEEEKKHLEFMNQLKKYDEDLSPTEEKDSDSSKETLDDLFPDDHDDQAPGMQPAHGSAAAAAAQQGGYEIPARLRTLHNLVIQYASQGRYEVAVPLCKQALEDLEKTSGHDHPDVATMLNILALVYRDQNKYKEAANLLNDALAIREKTLGRDHPAVAATLNNLAVLYGKRGKYKEAEPLCKRALEIREKVLGKDHPDVAKQLNNLALLCQNQGKYDEVEYYYMRALDIYQTKLGPDDPNVAKTKNNLASCYLKQGKFKQAETLYKEILTRAHEREFGSVDDENKPIWMHAEEREEQSKGKQKDGSPFGEYGGWYKACKVDSPTVTTTLKNLGALYRRQGKFEAAETLEEAAMRSRKQGLDTVHKQRVAEVLSEPEAREKQRSRESLTSDTVKYESGPDGGEEVSMSVEWNGA
- the klc1a gene encoding kinesin light chain 1 isoform X6; the encoded protein is MREDMSTMVCVKEEEDPGEKLSQDEIISRTKQVIQGLDALKQEHHSILEGLLGTLRCLKQDEEGVLVEEKSHMIRKSLEMLELGLSEAQVMMALSSHLSSVESEKQKLRAQVRRLCQENQWLRDELAGTQQKLQKSEQSVAQLEEEKKHLEFMNQLKKYDEDLSPTEEKDSDSSKETLDDLFPDDHDDQAPGMQPAHGSAAAAAAQQGGYEIPARLRTLHNLVIQYASQGRYEVAVPLCKQALEDLEKTSGHDHPDVATMLNILALVYRDQNKYKEAANLLNDALAIREKTLGRDHPAVAATLNNLAVLYGKRGKYKEAEPLCKRALEIREKVLGKDHPDVAKQLNNLALLCQNQGKYDEVEYYYMRALDIYQTKLGPDDPNVAKTKNNLASCYLKQGKFKQAETLYKEILTRAHEREFGSVDDENKPIWMHAEEREEQSKGKQKDGSPFGEYGGWYKACKVDSPTVTTTLKNLGALYRRQGKFEAAETLEEAAMRSRKQGLDTVHKQRVAEVLSEPEAREKQRSRESLTSDTVKYESGPDGGEEA